Below is a genomic region from Billgrantia tianxiuensis.
GGCGGCCGGGTAGCCGAGGCACATGCCGAATACCGGATAGACGTGTTCGGGCAGGTGCAGCAGGTCGCTGATGGCCTGCGGGTTATTACGAATGCCGCCGATGTAGCAGATCCCGAGACCCTCGGACTCGGCGGCGATGGCCACGTTCTGGGCCATCAGCGCCGTATCCACGCTGGCTACCAGCAGTTGCTCGGTCATACCGCGCACGACGTTGGCGCCGGTGCGTTCCGAGGCCTCGGTGGGTCGCTTCATGTCGGCGCAGAACACCAGGAAATCGGAGGCGGTAGCTACGTACGACTGCCCGCCGGCCAGCTCGGCGATCCTCTCGCGGTTGGCCGGGTTCTTAACGTGGATGACGGTATAGGCCTGGACATGGCTGGAGGTCGCGGCGGCCTGACCGGCACGAATCAGCTCGACCAAGAGCTCATGCGGGATCTTGCGGTCGGTGAATTTGCGAATCGAGCGATGGGATTTCAGCAGTTCGATGGTGGGGTTCATGTCGCCTCATGATATGCGTGTCGTTTCGTTACCCTGCTTATTATCTTTTATTTCGACGCGCATTGCATTTCGCCAGGCGCTGGGCTGACCGCTATCTTTGGCATTATCGTCGCCGAAGGGCACTTTGCCCCCTTAGGCCCCCTGAAGCTCCGGTTACTCGATCCCTAGGAGGCGCAGCATGGACCAGTACACCGGCGGTTGCCTCTGCGGCAACGTGCGCATCGTGGCGTCGGGACGCCCCTACCGCGTCGGCATCTGTCACTGCCTGGACTGCCGCAAGCATCATGGCGCGCTCTTCTACGCCTCCGCGGTGTTCCTCCAGGAGGCGGTAGCGATCGAAGGCGAAACCCGCGACTACCATGGGCGCTTCTTCTGCCCCCGCTGCGGCTCGTCGGTGTTCGCCCGCACCGGGGACGAAGTCGAGGTGCACCTGGGCACCCTGGATACCCCTGACCAGCTAAGGCCCACCTACGAAAGTTGGGTCGTGCGCCGCGAGGCCTGGCTGCCGCCGTTTCCGCACATGAAGCGCTACGACTGCGATCGTGACGATACGGGGCGGATTGAGGAGTAGCCGCGCGGCGAAAGGGGTCTCTCAAAAAGTGCCCGAGGCCAGCGGCAGCCACACGTGTTCGTAGCCGATGGTGATCGCGACCCACACCAGCAGCGCGGCCATGGCGAGGCTGAAGCCCTTCAGCAGCCAGGGACTCGCGAGGCGCTGACCAACCACGGCGCCCATGAGCGCGTAGCTGGTGGGAGCTCCAAAGGCCAGTGCAGCCAGCCCGAGCGACCAGAACAGCAGGCTCACGCCATGGATGCCGGCGGCGGGGAACTGGATGGTGGCGATCGGCAGGGTTGCGATCATCGCCTTGGGGTTGCAGAGCTGCATGATCAGGCCATCACGGAAGCTCAGCACGCGCGGTACGTGTTTTACCGCACCAAGATCGATGCTGGAGCGGGCGACCTTGAGCGCCAGGTAGAGAATGTAGCCGCACCCCACTGCCCCACCACCGCGAGCATGTCGCCGCGCACCCAGGCCGCCCCGGCCCAACCGAATAGCAGGAATAGCGTGAGCATGGCGAGCCCCACGCCGGCGAAGAAGCCAAGCGATGTCTTGGCCTGGCCGTTGAGGCCGGCGTTCAGGCCGAGCAGGTTCACGGGCCCAGGCGTGTACATGACGCCCAGGGCATAG
It encodes:
- a CDS encoding GFA family protein, which gives rise to MDQYTGGCLCGNVRIVASGRPYRVGICHCLDCRKHHGALFYASAVFLQEAVAIEGETRDYHGRFFCPRCGSSVFARTGDEVEVHLGTLDTPDQLRPTYESWVVRREAWLPPFPHMKRYDCDRDDTGRIEE
- the nfsA gene encoding oxygen-insensitive NADPH nitroreductase; its protein translation is MNPTIELLKSHRSIRKFTDRKIPHELLVELIRAGQAAATSSHVQAYTVIHVKNPANRERIAELAGGQSYVATASDFLVFCADMKRPTEASERTGANVVRGMTEQLLVASVDTALMAQNVAIAAESEGLGICYIGGIRNNPQAISDLLHLPEHVYPVFGMCLGYPAADPDVKPRLPVEAILKEDYYTDDSELVAAFDDAMQHYYSERRGGTKDSNWSRNLTPLFDSKLRAHMREFLTQRGFEMK